GCTCGACGCGCCCGGTCACCACGGTACCGCGCCCCTTGATGGAGAAGATGTCCTCGATCGGCATCAGGAACGGCTTGTCCTCCTCGCGGTCCGGGAGCGGGATGTAGTTGTCCACCGCCTCCATCAGCTCGAGGATCGGCTTGCACTCCGGCGAGTTCGGATCGCCGCTCTCCATCGCCTTCAGGGCCGAGCCGCGGATCACCGGGACCTCGTCGCCCGGGAACTCGTACTCGTTGAGGAGCTCGCGCACCTCCATCTCCACCAGGTCGATCAGCTCGGGATCGTCGACCATGTCGATCTTGTTGAGGAACACGACGATCGCCGGCACGTTCACCTGACGAGCGAGGAGCACGTGCTCGCGCGTCTGGGGCATCGGTCCGTCCGTCGCCGCGACGACGAGGATCGCCCCGTCCATCTGAGCGGCACCGGTGATCATGTTCTTGATGTAGTCAGCGTGCCCCGGGCAGTCGATGTGCGCGTAGTGACGGTTCTCCGTCTCGTACTCGACGTGCCGCACGTTGATCGTGATTCCGCGCTCCTTCTCCTCCGGCGCGTTATCGATATCGTAGAAGTCGAGCGCCTTCGCCTTACCCTGCGCGGCGAGCACCTTGGTGATCGCCGAGGTGAGCGTCGTCTTCCCGTGATCGATATGTCCGATCGTTCCGATGTTCAGGTGAGGCTTCGTCCTCTCAAAATGCTCTTTTGCCATCTTCTTAAACCTCCTGTTGATCTTGGCGCGACGTTTATTTCGCTTGATGGCCGCTCCCGCCGCAAGCAAAAGCCCGCGATCGGAGTCGAACCGATGACCTCCCCCTTACCAAGGGGGTGCTCTACCGCCTGAGCTACACGGGCATTCGACCGTCACAAAACTATAGTGTAACCGAAAGCCCAAACGACCGCCAATTGGAGGGGGAGGGATTCGAACCCCCGAAGGCGTCCGCCAACGGATTTACAGTCCGCCCCGTTTGGCCACTTCGGTACCCCTCCAACAAATAACAACCGGAGCCAGCGGCCAGACTCGAACTGGCAACCTACTGATTACAAGTCAGTTGCTCTACCAATTGAGCTACGCTGGCGCAAAGCCGATTGGGCGTTATTGTAACTTGCGGCCTCAACCGTGTCAAGACGCGATCCGATGCGGGATTAGACTGGGGTCACCGACGCGGTCCGCGCGCACCTGAAAGCGGAAAATCCCGGGAGAATTGCGGTTCGCGATCGGGATAAACGCCGAGCATGCCTCCTCTGCCGATGCCCCGTCACCGGGCGATCCAATCGAGGAGGGAATGGAGCCGGGCGCAGTCATCGCATTGCAATCGTACCAGAGCAAGGCTCGGGGGAAGAAACGATCGGGGAGACTATCGAGGGTCGGCGCGATTTGCGGTCGAGGATTTCTGGTTACGGCCACGGCGCAGCCCAATTTCTGATCTTTACCTAACTTGACAAGCCCGGTCGAGTTATTCTATTATGTTTTTATGAAGATTTCCCTGATTATCTTGGTAATTCTGTTCGGCCTCCTCCCCTGCTTCTTCGGGGTCTCCCAACAAGCCAGCCCGGTATGGATCCTATCGATCGACAGGGAGATCGGGAGGGGGACGGTTTCTTACGTGCGCGAGGGGCTGAGCGAGGCGGAGGCGGAAGGGGCCCAGGCGGTGGTGTTTGTCCTCTCCACCCCGGGCGGCTACCTCGACTCGGCCGGCGCGATTCGGAACGCGATCCTCGATGCGCAGATCCCGACGATCGCCTACGTCGACCGCGAG
The sequence above is drawn from the Candidatus Bipolaricaulota bacterium genome and encodes:
- the tuf gene encoding elongation factor Tu, whose translation is MAKEHFERTKPHLNIGTIGHIDHGKTTLTSAITKVLAAQGKAKALDFYDIDNAPEEKERGITINVRHVEYETENRHYAHIDCPGHADYIKNMITGAAQMDGAILVVAATDGPMPQTREHVLLARQVNVPAIVVFLNKIDMVDDPELIDLVEMEVRELLNEYEFPGDEVPVIRGSALKAMESGDPNSPECKPILELMEAVDNYIPLPDREEDKPFLMPIEDIFSIKGRGTVVTGRVERGKITPGMEVEIVGISDEIKKTVATSLEMFNKTLDYAIAGDNVGILLRGIEKDEVQRGQVVAAPKTITPHTKFEGEVYILSKDEGGRHTPFFDGYKPQFFFRTTDVTGTVHLPEGVEMVMPGDNVKIIAELIHHVAMDEGLRFAIREGGRTVGAGVVTKIIE